A part of Halobacillus shinanisalinarum genomic DNA contains:
- a CDS encoding DNA-3-methyladenine glycosylase family protein, whose translation MWKIEVEAVSIYDFDYTLARWSMDPLTSLNIKERWVDVPVKLAGQPHVVRVIGRGTIENPVFEIRNDSEKNKEGIMKHIYSLFQWDRDLEQIHKHFLNTNLKGLFDEHPGTPIVKDFHLYDCLMKVIIHQQLNMKFAYTLTKRFVEQFGFQKDGVWFYPQPEIVADLDYKQLRELQFSQRKAEYVIDTSRLITNGTLDLEDLAERSNEEVMKKLIKIRGVGPWTTENWLMFGVGREDLFPRADIGIQNALKRYFDLDKKPDYEQMNEKSIGWEPFRSYASLTLWRSIEG comes from the coding sequence ATGTGGAAAATAGAAGTTGAAGCAGTTAGTATATATGATTTTGATTATACATTAGCGAGATGGTCTATGGATCCGTTAACATCTTTGAATATAAAGGAAAGATGGGTAGATGTACCTGTTAAATTAGCAGGTCAGCCGCATGTAGTCCGGGTGATTGGTCGTGGCACGATCGAAAATCCTGTGTTTGAAATCCGAAACGATAGTGAAAAGAACAAAGAGGGTATAATGAAACACATTTATAGCTTATTTCAATGGGATCGTGATTTAGAGCAGATACATAAGCATTTTTTAAATACAAATTTAAAAGGCTTATTTGATGAACATCCTGGAACGCCCATTGTGAAGGATTTTCACTTATATGATTGTTTAATGAAGGTGATTATCCACCAGCAGTTAAATATGAAGTTTGCTTATACGTTAACGAAAAGGTTTGTTGAGCAATTCGGATTTCAAAAGGATGGTGTATGGTTTTATCCACAGCCAGAAATCGTCGCTGACCTAGATTATAAACAATTGAGAGAACTGCAGTTTAGTCAAAGAAAAGCAGAATATGTTATAGATACGTCACGTTTAATTACCAATGGAACATTAGATTTAGAGGACCTTGCAGAACGGTCGAACGAAGAGGTGATGAAAAAACTTATAAAAATTCGAGGCGTCGGTCCATGGACGACAGAAAATTGGTTGATGTTCGGGGTTGGAAGAGAGGATTTATTTCCAAGGGCTGATATAGGCATTCAGAATGCATTAAAACGCTATTTTGATCTTGATAAAAAGCCTGATTATGAACAAATGAATGAAAAAAGCATCGGCTGGGAACCTTTTAGAAGCTATGCCTCCCTAACTCTTTGGCGAAGTATAGAAGGATGA
- a CDS encoding PAS domain-containing sensor histidine kinase yields the protein MVTRERYSDHVHCGEMLDILEASGTPACLINVHYQTVALNDEMRKALQLDQTHFSLCEWFSLFRSSNRPDIHQMIYQSSQTKELDFSVDMRVANEYRIFLCKIFDLKNDQKTLIFPKAHKVDSSLLQGNEELLQKDTDGPANMIEHPSNAAFRQTAILTDQLSASQISPEKELFSQVADHFPHGLAMVNNSWELIYANDKMEKLTGLSYQTNLNRKLWDVVSVDEYSDFFRHCLRAMDTQESVELEGELNKYDLTVKMTILPTTQGLTIIGQDITLYKQQLSALQASEKRFSMLANNINDVFWICDSEFQKIHYVSPAFNDMFGMRRREILASWSSLENIVHMNDYNRVLNAFSVMKQQKHQVDYRVTTTSGEEKWIRTKGFPIISEGTEYIIGTHQDITKYKEMVQLKEKSQQLSTITQMAAGVAHEIKNPLTAIKGFLQIGAVNPDLRDNYYEIILDEVNRIESIVQDFMMLSKPKSSIQLEKIDIEEVVSYVLRLLDPEATGKNVDLSFTCDIVEKSFQSEPKRLKQILLNLASNAIDATEEEGDIRVAAYNRGDDLVLSVKDDGQGLSDQQLAKLGEPFFTTKEKGTGLGVMVTKKMVTDLNGTIAYKSELGKGTCVTVCLPYEL from the coding sequence TTGGTAACTAGAGAGAGGTATTCTGACCATGTTCATTGCGGAGAAATGTTGGACATTCTAGAAGCAAGTGGTACTCCGGCATGTCTGATTAATGTCCATTACCAGACTGTTGCATTAAATGATGAAATGCGTAAAGCGTTGCAGCTTGACCAAACTCACTTTTCTTTGTGTGAATGGTTTTCTTTGTTCCGCAGTTCAAATCGTCCGGACATCCATCAAATGATTTACCAGTCTTCTCAAACGAAAGAGTTGGATTTTTCAGTTGATATGAGAGTTGCAAATGAATATCGTATCTTTCTTTGCAAGATCTTCGATTTAAAAAACGATCAAAAAACGCTAATCTTTCCTAAAGCACATAAAGTTGACTCTTCCTTATTACAAGGGAATGAAGAGCTATTACAAAAAGATACTGATGGACCCGCCAACATGATAGAACATCCATCAAACGCTGCTTTTCGTCAAACAGCAATTCTTACCGATCAGTTGTCTGCAAGCCAAATTTCGCCCGAAAAAGAGTTGTTTTCTCAAGTGGCTGATCACTTTCCACATGGGTTAGCCATGGTGAATAACAGTTGGGAACTAATCTATGCGAATGATAAAATGGAGAAATTAACCGGCCTTTCCTATCAAACTAACTTGAATAGGAAATTGTGGGATGTTGTTTCGGTAGATGAATATTCTGACTTTTTCCGGCATTGCTTAAGAGCAATGGATACTCAGGAATCGGTAGAATTGGAAGGTGAACTTAACAAATATGATCTTACAGTAAAAATGACTATTCTGCCTACCACGCAAGGACTTACAATAATCGGACAAGATATTACATTGTATAAGCAGCAACTATCAGCATTGCAAGCATCTGAGAAGCGGTTTTCTATGTTAGCCAATAATATTAATGATGTGTTCTGGATATGTGATTCTGAATTTCAAAAAATTCATTATGTTAGTCCGGCTTTTAATGATATGTTCGGTATGAGAAGAAGAGAAATACTTGCTAGTTGGTCCTCTTTAGAGAATATTGTTCATATGAACGATTACAACAGGGTTCTTAACGCTTTTTCAGTAATGAAACAACAAAAGCATCAGGTGGATTATCGAGTAACAACCACGTCAGGGGAAGAAAAGTGGATTCGAACAAAGGGCTTTCCTATTATAAGTGAAGGAACCGAGTATATCATTGGAACCCATCAAGATATAACAAAATATAAGGAAATGGTTCAACTAAAGGAGAAATCACAGCAATTATCTACGATCACTCAAATGGCTGCTGGTGTGGCTCACGAAATTAAGAACCCACTTACGGCAATTAAAGGGTTTTTGCAGATAGGTGCTGTTAATCCAGATTTACGTGATAATTATTATGAGATCATATTGGATGAGGTGAATCGAATTGAATCAATAGTCCAGGATTTCATGATGCTGTCTAAACCGAAATCCTCGATTCAGTTAGAAAAGATTGACATTGAAGAAGTCGTGTCCTATGTCCTAAGATTACTGGATCCAGAGGCAACAGGCAAAAATGTCGATTTATCCTTCACATGTGATATTGTGGAAAAGTCCTTTCAGTCAGAGCCTAAAAGGTTGAAGCAGATATTATTGAATTTAGCAAGTAATGCCATTGATGCAACTGAGGAAGAGGGGGATATACGAGTTGCTGCTTATAATAGAGGTGATGACCTTGTCTTATCTGTTAAGGATGACGGTCAGGGGCTAAGTGATCAACAACTAGCAAAGCTTGGTGAGCCGTTTTTTACGACGAAAGAAAAAGGAACAGGCCTCGGTGTAATGGTGACAAAGAAAATGGTAACCGATTTAAATGGAACTATTGCATATAAGAGTGAACTTGGCAAAGGAACCTGTGTCACAGTTTGCCTGCCATATGAACTCTAA
- a CDS encoding YitT family protein, whose amino-acid sequence MKKKILSFLLMNLGSLGVAINVHFFLSPNDLATGGVSGLSIVLNKVFPDLSLGLIMILLNIVLFIIGFIFLGFQFGTKTIYASFVLSFMVWGLEAFFPMQQPLSDDLLIQLIIGQIIAASGMAIVFHQGASTGGTDIFAMILNKYFSIDVGKGVLFSDIAIAVSSIFIFGPTVGMYAFFGVILNGLVIDYALQQFDNNKEIVIISKESEQVRNFIVHSLGRGATIHYARGAFNQEDKEVITTIMNRKDFARLKKYMTNIDERAFITVHSMNEILGQNFKRLA is encoded by the coding sequence ATGAAGAAGAAAATACTTTCCTTTTTGCTCATGAACCTTGGGTCATTAGGAGTAGCAATAAATGTTCACTTTTTCCTTTCCCCAAACGACTTAGCTACAGGGGGAGTCAGTGGTTTATCCATTGTTTTAAATAAAGTATTTCCGGACCTATCTCTTGGATTAATCATGATTCTGTTAAATATTGTATTATTTATTATTGGCTTTATCTTTTTAGGGTTTCAATTTGGCACAAAAACCATTTATGCAAGTTTTGTATTATCCTTTATGGTGTGGGGACTCGAGGCTTTCTTTCCGATGCAGCAGCCGCTTAGTGACGATTTGCTGATTCAGCTAATCATTGGTCAAATTATAGCAGCTTCTGGGATGGCTATCGTCTTCCATCAAGGGGCATCCACAGGTGGAACTGATATTTTTGCTATGATTCTAAACAAGTATTTTTCTATTGATGTAGGTAAGGGTGTACTATTTTCTGATATAGCGATCGCCGTTTCTTCCATCTTTATTTTCGGGCCTACTGTTGGAATGTACGCATTCTTTGGTGTTATTTTGAATGGACTGGTGATCGACTATGCTCTGCAGCAGTTTGATAATAACAAGGAAATTGTCATTATCAGCAAGGAAAGTGAACAAGTCCGTAACTTTATTGTTCACAGTTTAGGCCGTGGTGCTACGATTCATTATGCTAGAGGCGCTTTTAATCAAGAAGATAAAGAGGTTATAACTACCATCATGAATCGGAAAGATTTTGCGAGATTGAAGAAGTATATGACAAATATAGATGAAAGGGCATTTATAACAGTTCACTCCATGAATGAAATTTTGGGTCAAAACTTTAAACGTTTAGCATAA
- the mbcS gene encoding acyl-CoA synthetase MbcS → MNQEHLIAPEQYNIVSEMERFALEADRKALLWLNESGDREEITYQTLIKNANKIGNAFLEAGLKKGDKVLVMIPRLISAYQVYVAALKIGVVVIPSSEMLRAKDLAYRLSHGEVSAVVSHQPFTDQFDGVREMDNVKTFTNGGSKAGWLSLDDLMEGQPDSLEMADTHRDDMAFLSYTSGTTGNPKGVVHTHGWGFAHLKTAASEWLAIQDGDTVWATAGPGWQKWIWSPFLSVLGTGARGLVYQGKFDPKTYLSMLDQHEVNVLCCTPTEYRLMAKVNNLNEYSLKHLHSAVSAGEPLNREVIETFQNHFNVIVRDGYGQTENTLLVGIMKDMEVRPGSMGRPTPGNLVDIIDEMGEPVETDQVGDIAVHLDTPALFKEYYKDAERTKIAQRGNYYITGDQARKDEDGYFWFEGRSDDIIISSGYTIGPFEVEDALVKHTAVQECAVVASPDEVRGNIVKAFIVLQDGYLGTDSLIIELQDHVKQLTAPYKYPRKVEFIAELPKTTSGKIRRIELRKQEQPQ, encoded by the coding sequence ATGAATCAAGAGCATTTAATCGCACCAGAGCAATATAACATCGTTTCTGAAATGGAAAGGTTTGCACTTGAAGCTGACCGTAAAGCTCTGCTATGGCTTAACGAATCAGGTGATCGCGAAGAGATTACATACCAAACATTGATAAAGAATGCAAATAAAATTGGAAACGCTTTCCTTGAGGCAGGTTTAAAAAAGGGAGATAAGGTTCTTGTTATGATCCCACGGCTGATTTCAGCCTATCAAGTTTATGTAGCAGCCTTGAAGATTGGAGTTGTTGTGATTCCAAGTTCTGAAATGCTGAGGGCTAAGGACTTGGCTTATCGCTTATCCCATGGAGAGGTGAGTGCTGTAGTCAGCCATCAGCCCTTTACAGACCAGTTTGATGGAGTAAGAGAAATGGATAATGTGAAGACATTTACAAATGGTGGTTCAAAAGCAGGCTGGTTGAGCTTGGACGATTTGATGGAAGGTCAGCCCGATTCCCTTGAAATGGCAGATACACATCGTGATGATATGGCTTTTCTCTCCTACACTTCTGGAACAACCGGTAATCCAAAAGGTGTCGTTCATACACATGGCTGGGGATTTGCTCATTTGAAGACCGCTGCATCTGAATGGCTAGCCATTCAAGATGGTGATACAGTATGGGCGACAGCTGGTCCCGGATGGCAGAAGTGGATATGGAGTCCGTTTCTTTCTGTTTTAGGAACAGGGGCGAGAGGACTGGTGTACCAAGGTAAATTTGACCCTAAAACATATTTAAGCATGCTTGATCAACACGAGGTCAACGTTTTATGCTGTACGCCGACAGAATACCGGTTAATGGCAAAAGTGAATAATCTGAATGAATACAGTCTTAAGCATTTGCATAGTGCCGTTTCCGCCGGGGAACCTTTAAATAGAGAAGTGATTGAGACGTTTCAGAACCACTTTAATGTCATCGTTCGAGATGGTTATGGCCAAACTGAAAATACACTGCTCGTCGGTATTATGAAGGATATGGAAGTCCGGCCCGGTTCAATGGGGCGTCCTACTCCAGGGAACCTCGTGGATATTATTGATGAGATGGGTGAACCAGTGGAGACAGATCAAGTTGGAGATATAGCCGTTCATTTAGATACTCCTGCTTTATTTAAAGAATATTATAAAGATGCAGAACGTACAAAAATAGCACAAAGAGGAAACTATTATATCACGGGTGACCAGGCAAGGAAAGATGAGGATGGATACTTTTGGTTTGAGGGCCGAAGTGATGATATTATTATTAGCTCTGGATATACCATTGGTCCATTTGAGGTGGAAGATGCCCTTGTTAAGCACACCGCTGTTCAGGAATGTGCTGTTGTTGCTAGCCCCGATGAAGTACGCGGTAATATCGTGAAGGCGTTTATTGTTTTACAAGACGGTTATCTGGGGACAGATTCACTTATTATAGAGCTTCAGGACCACGTCAAACAATTAACAGCTCCATATAAGTATCCGAGAAAAGTCGAGTTTATTGCTGAACTTCCTAAAACGACATCTGGCAAAATCAGAAGAATTGAGCTTAGAAAGCAGGAACAACCCCAGTGA
- a CDS encoding GNAT family N-acetyltransferase gives MKSRLTSILNDSSYHTFVYEERGRLLGMIGFIFNVAYHTNDPHVRVIAFSVRESFQGKGIGNLLIERTEQWASRQGAKSIVLNSGDRDEKQRPSNLSSLGIPRKGHRIL, from the coding sequence ATGAAGAGCCGTTTGACGTCTATTTTGAATGATTCTAGTTATCATACTTTTGTCTATGAAGAAAGGGGGAGGCTCCTGGGGATGATTGGCTTTATTTTTAATGTTGCGTATCATACAAATGACCCGCATGTTCGTGTCATAGCCTTTAGTGTTAGGGAATCGTTTCAGGGGAAGGGAATTGGCAATTTATTGATAGAGCGTACAGAGCAATGGGCAAGTCGGCAAGGAGCAAAGTCCATTGTATTAAACAGTGGGGACCGGGATGAGAAACAACGCCCATCAAATCTATCGTCACTGGGGATTCCAAGGAAAGGCCACAGGATTTTATAA
- a CDS encoding BCCT family transporter, whose product MNKKMIDWPTFIGALVLLLAVTVPLVLFPEAGKEIVSQANAFMTGNFGALYMIMGLVIFVFLLFVAFSKNGRIKLGDEGEKPEFGTFSWAAMLFAAGIGSSILYWAVIEWAYYYQGPPFGITPESKEAIQWATAYGIFHWGPVAWAIYILPALPIAYFYYVRKKPVLKVSEAVRPVLGKTVDGPIGNLIDILFMFGLLGGAGTTLALGAPMIAHGINDLTGLDVTLGLQAGVMVLCAVIFAISSYSGLRRGIKVLSDINIWLALFLLAFIFILGPTRFIMETTFNSLGILLDNFFKMATWMEPFGNLAQFEETQFPESWTIFYWAWWLVYAPFVGLFVARISRGRTIRQMILGTMIYGTIGCILFFGIMGNFGLYMQLTGQFDVVSFMDTNGAPATIIEIINQLPLAKFMVLVFTILAIIFLATTFDSSSYILASVVQKTVEGEPLRWNRLFWAFALSIMPMVLMFLGGLDTLQTASIVGGFPLIFIMFLLAWSFIKASNTDIRASDDYEPPTIHIKRWKRKNKKRSALEVMQEKDRDDK is encoded by the coding sequence TTGAATAAGAAAATGATTGATTGGCCTACGTTTATCGGGGCGCTTGTATTACTCTTAGCTGTTACGGTACCCCTTGTACTATTTCCTGAGGCCGGAAAGGAAATTGTTAGTCAAGCAAATGCGTTCATGACAGGTAACTTTGGTGCCTTATATATGATCATGGGTCTTGTTATTTTTGTTTTTCTATTATTTGTAGCTTTTAGTAAAAATGGGCGTATTAAATTAGGTGATGAGGGGGAAAAGCCTGAATTTGGCACATTTTCCTGGGCGGCTATGCTGTTTGCAGCCGGAATTGGATCAAGTATTTTGTATTGGGCCGTCATCGAATGGGCTTATTACTATCAAGGGCCTCCCTTTGGCATAACACCCGAGTCAAAAGAAGCCATTCAATGGGCTACCGCATATGGGATCTTCCACTGGGGTCCTGTAGCGTGGGCGATCTATATCTTGCCAGCATTGCCTATTGCCTATTTCTATTATGTTAGAAAAAAACCTGTACTTAAAGTAAGTGAAGCGGTCCGTCCGGTTTTAGGGAAAACTGTGGACGGTCCAATTGGTAATTTAATTGATATTCTCTTTATGTTCGGGTTGTTGGGCGGTGCAGGAACCACCTTGGCTCTCGGAGCACCAATGATTGCTCACGGGATTAATGATTTAACAGGATTAGATGTAACTTTAGGACTTCAAGCTGGGGTTATGGTTTTGTGCGCAGTTATCTTTGCCATTAGTTCTTATTCAGGACTAAGGCGCGGGATAAAGGTATTGAGTGATATAAATATATGGCTGGCCTTATTCCTCCTTGCCTTTATTTTTATTCTTGGACCTACCCGCTTTATTATGGAAACGACCTTTAATTCCCTAGGGATTTTATTGGACAACTTTTTTAAAATGGCAACTTGGATGGAGCCTTTTGGAAACTTGGCACAATTTGAAGAAACACAATTTCCAGAATCATGGACAATTTTTTACTGGGCATGGTGGCTTGTATATGCACCGTTTGTTGGTTTGTTTGTAGCCCGTATTTCCAGAGGACGAACCATCCGGCAAATGATTTTAGGAACAATGATTTACGGTACCATTGGTTGTATTCTTTTCTTCGGAATTATGGGTAACTTTGGTTTGTACATGCAGCTGACAGGTCAATTTGACGTCGTTAGTTTTATGGATACGAATGGAGCACCCGCTACAATTATCGAGATCATTAACCAGCTTCCACTAGCGAAGTTTATGGTGCTTGTATTCACGATCCTCGCGATCATCTTTTTAGCAACAACATTCGACTCCTCTTCTTATATTTTAGCATCTGTTGTACAGAAGACTGTCGAAGGGGAACCGCTTCGATGGAACCGTCTGTTTTGGGCTTTTGCCTTAAGTATCATGCCGATGGTTCTCATGTTCTTAGGCGGATTAGACACGTTGCAAACCGCTAGTATTGTTGGAGGGTTTCCGCTGATCTTCATTATGTTTCTGCTAGCCTGGTCATTTATTAAAGCGTCCAACACAGACATTCGAGCATCTGATGATTATGAACCCCCGACTATCCATATTAAGCGATGGAAGAGAAAGAATAAAAAGCGGTCTGCTCTTGAAGTTATGCAAGAGAAGGATCGGGATGACAAGTAG
- a CDS encoding DUF3951 domain-containing protein: MLLNSIGLLIVGIAVFVLITIVAYKIFIKKERVDNSYTPFDYITGQTDTEFHEEEIIVEDKDNRG; this comes from the coding sequence TTGTTGCTCAACAGTATCGGTTTACTCATTGTAGGGATTGCTGTATTTGTATTAATTACGATCGTAGCATATAAAATATTTATTAAAAAAGAACGCGTAGACAATTCTTATACGCCCTTTGATTATATAACAGGACAGACAGACACAGAATTCCACGAAGAAGAAATAATCGTCGAAGACAAAGATAATAGGGGATAA
- a CDS encoding DUF5694 domain-containing protein, with amino-acid sequence MSIQIPTILLVGVFHISMEPDLVNKQKNNIEQVMNTLQTFQPTKIAVEKPYLIEEELDRNYQKYKRGDLLPGYDEVEQFGFPLASYFDHPRLYPVDDIVDMSSPSLNQVFEWAKEHQPDLFQEIIGVQSRLKEMENHSTLIDKLHYLNNPAYIAELQRVYMKLARVGDRQHQIGVRWLKQWHERDLAISANIARLVESDDRLLVIIGSDHLHLLHRFLSDSGDYHMVDSFDYLPR; translated from the coding sequence TTGAGCATTCAAATACCAACTATCCTATTAGTAGGAGTTTTCCATATCTCAATGGAGCCAGATTTGGTTAACAAACAAAAAAATAACATAGAACAGGTAATGAATACCCTTCAAACATTTCAGCCAACTAAAATTGCTGTAGAAAAACCTTATTTAATTGAGGAAGAACTTGATCGTAATTATCAAAAATATAAAAGGGGCGACTTACTACCGGGGTATGATGAAGTCGAACAGTTCGGTTTTCCGCTTGCCAGCTACTTTGATCACCCTCGTCTATATCCTGTTGATGACATTGTTGATATGTCATCTCCATCCTTAAATCAAGTTTTTGAATGGGCTAAAGAGCATCAACCTGATTTGTTTCAAGAAATCATTGGAGTTCAATCACGATTGAAAGAGATGGAAAACCATTCAACTCTCATAGACAAGCTACACTATCTCAATAATCCAGCGTACATAGCCGAATTACAACGTGTCTATATGAAGCTTGCCCGAGTCGGTGATCGTCAACATCAAATTGGGGTTAGATGGTTAAAGCAATGGCACGAAAGAGATTTAGCCATATCAGCAAATATAGCGAGGTTAGTGGAATCTGACGATCGCCTTCTCGTCATTATTGGAAGCGATCACTTGCATCTCCTTCACCGCTTCTTATCAGATAGCGGTGATTATCATATGGTGGACTCATTTGACTACCTTCCGAGATAA
- a CDS encoding PTS mannitol transporter subunit IICB produces the protein MSDQNKQSGIRAGVQKFGSFLSGMIMPNIAAFIAWGIITALFIETGWAPNEELAALVDPMIKYLLPLLIAFTGGRIVHGLRGGVVGATAAMGVIVGADIPMFMGAMLMGPIGGYVIKKIDRLFEGKVRSGFEMLVNNFTAGIAGFVLAIIGLKLIGPIVSGITLTLGAGVKVLVNAGLLPLVNIFIEPAKILFLNNAINHGILSPIAVTQTEELGKSILFLLEANPGPGLGVLLAFTVFGKGVSRQTAPGAAVIHFFGGIHEIYFPYILSKPSLILAAIAGGVSGTATFAAFGVGLTSTASPGSIIALLALTPRGDYIGVILGVLVATAVTFIVAAIILKAGKQEESDITAATAQMEEMKGKKSNVADQLSSKEEQQKESQQSPEEVPAVNQEEVDKIIFACDAGMGSSAMGASLLKNKFKKASIAIDVTNMAINDLPSDVDIVITHKDLTERAMQKVPNAHHISVDNFLNSPRYDELVEELKSNE, from the coding sequence ATGTCAGACCAAAATAAACAGTCTGGAATAAGGGCGGGAGTTCAAAAGTTTGGCAGCTTTTTAAGTGGTATGATTATGCCGAACATTGCGGCCTTCATTGCTTGGGGGATCATTACTGCCTTATTTATTGAGACAGGCTGGGCACCAAATGAGGAGTTAGCAGCACTTGTTGACCCGATGATTAAGTATCTATTGCCATTATTAATTGCTTTTACAGGCGGACGTATTGTGCACGGTCTTCGCGGGGGAGTTGTCGGTGCAACTGCTGCAATGGGCGTGATTGTAGGGGCAGATATCCCGATGTTCATGGGAGCCATGCTTATGGGACCTATAGGCGGGTATGTTATTAAAAAGATTGACCGTCTATTTGAAGGAAAAGTTCGCTCAGGCTTCGAAATGCTTGTTAACAACTTCACCGCAGGGATTGCTGGATTCGTTTTAGCGATCATTGGCTTAAAGTTAATTGGACCTATTGTTTCCGGGATTACTTTGACTTTAGGCGCGGGTGTGAAAGTTCTGGTAAATGCAGGGTTATTACCTTTAGTCAATATTTTTATTGAACCTGCAAAAATTTTATTCTTAAACAATGCCATTAACCATGGAATCTTAAGTCCAATTGCTGTAACGCAAACAGAAGAATTAGGAAAGTCAATTTTGTTCCTATTGGAAGCCAACCCTGGGCCTGGACTAGGTGTACTGCTGGCATTTACTGTATTTGGTAAAGGGGTTTCGAGACAAACCGCTCCTGGAGCTGCTGTTATTCACTTCTTTGGTGGTATTCACGAAATTTACTTCCCATACATTCTTTCCAAACCTTCCTTGATTCTCGCCGCCATCGCTGGTGGTGTATCAGGAACGGCTACATTTGCGGCCTTCGGGGTGGGACTTACTTCTACTGCCTCACCAGGAAGTATTATCGCTTTATTAGCACTGACGCCAAGGGGAGATTATATTGGAGTGATCCTCGGGGTGCTTGTCGCTACTGCCGTTACTTTCATCGTTGCTGCTATTATTTTAAAGGCAGGAAAGCAAGAAGAAAGTGATATTACTGCCGCGACCGCACAGATGGAAGAAATGAAAGGGAAAAAGAGCAATGTAGCTGATCAACTTTCATCAAAAGAAGAACAGCAAAAAGAATCACAGCAGTCTCCTGAGGAAGTTCCAGCTGTAAACCAAGAAGAGGTAGATAAGATCATCTTCGCTTGTGACGCAGGGATGGGATCAAGTGCAATGGGGGCTTCCTTATTGAAAAATAAATTCAAAAAAGCGTCGATCGCGATTGATGTAACAAATATGGCTATTAATGACCTGCCGTCTGATGTTGACATTGTCATTACGCATAAAGACTTAACCGAGCGTGCGATGCAAAAAGTTCCGAATGCTCATCACATTTCGGTGGACAACTTCTTGAACAGTCCAAGGTATGATGAACTGGTTGAGGAGCTAAAGTCAAATGAATAA